The following proteins come from a genomic window of Nitrosopumilus sp.:
- a CDS encoding DEAD/DEAH box helicase, with product MKFCSNCDTKLSQNFEDVGGPWVCPKCNPEKVIPKRPTYGMNYSGITKSCSKGCGAQIYWDDQFKSDSGKFIPIDTRTDEPHRCDDPAESEYFPDEIKKYAQPKESKPESKITLPAEILFDVEKIPKSLVDEDRIVHEIVQGHKEESLAIIHYEKMSSPEPETIPVQSLRDVLSENILKGIEKYGFSGLLPFQEESIRSILNGNNSIISAPTGSGKTEAFCIPILQKISQEEQPGVFALFVYPLNALIDDQVSKISQLIDRCGLKNKVAVYSIHGGQSSDYKDMIISDAIKKSLIIATNFDFINYHLILQDKKWNELFKNARIIVMDEAHSYTSFHGSNVYHVLNRMKRYMADIQFVGSSATLDNSKEFFSSMFDLPEDSFSYIKSKIRRKHNMHMFFIMPRKYGQRTTMEMLASICYKNKSTQLIFSNSHNDSEFLASNVEAANDGIRIQIHRGGLDQTSRKLYESQMKAGELDALSCTPTLELGIDIGHVDVVISAFKNEYDSFVQRIGRAGRMGQKSYAICVFDPDDAACHYFARHIDDYLSQDHVIPINKKNPIISDKHLESIEIEKVAATESDKSQFFDFANSINLRGTSGEIAIYFNSKKIGTRGIPVGYYQLHQNAIYHFNKQNYEVTSLIKSQNGARAYLKRSYEKQKRTIPIVRTSILETSERNATHRDITIKSKTLSLRYGIIELSRTITGYVKGNYNESSENFETHNGTSISSWRNFNWKSKHSSVSIVIPSEFILKSNSESKSQIAADSRIHTITHVLINAAKIITKSESNDIDAYYENGMIYLYDNSSDGFNGCSKIIYDDFEKILNTCYSLLCDCDCPADPKQKKLVQQGDNWGGCPKCTFTTNYCVTKNKELSKKDAKDFFQFFH from the coding sequence ATGAAATTTTGTTCTAATTGTGATACCAAGCTTTCACAAAATTTTGAAGATGTTGGCGGACCGTGGGTTTGCCCAAAGTGTAATCCTGAAAAAGTAATTCCAAAAAGACCAACTTATGGGATGAATTACTCTGGAATAACCAAATCTTGCTCCAAAGGATGTGGTGCACAAATCTATTGGGATGATCAATTCAAATCTGATAGTGGAAAATTCATTCCGATTGATACACGAACAGATGAGCCCCACAGATGTGATGATCCTGCTGAATCAGAATATTTTCCAGATGAAATAAAAAAATATGCTCAGCCTAAAGAGTCAAAACCAGAATCAAAAATTACATTACCTGCAGAAATTTTATTTGATGTTGAAAAAATCCCGAAATCTCTTGTTGATGAAGACAGGATTGTCCATGAGATAGTTCAAGGCCATAAAGAAGAATCATTGGCAATTATTCATTATGAGAAAATGTCCTCACCGGAACCTGAAACGATTCCTGTTCAAAGTCTTAGAGATGTACTGTCTGAAAATATTCTGAAAGGAATTGAAAAGTACGGATTTTCTGGATTGCTTCCGTTTCAGGAAGAGTCAATACGCTCAATTTTAAATGGAAATAACTCGATAATTTCTGCGCCAACTGGCTCTGGAAAGACTGAGGCTTTTTGCATTCCAATTTTACAAAAGATTTCCCAAGAAGAACAGCCTGGCGTATTTGCATTGTTTGTGTATCCTCTTAACGCTCTAATTGATGATCAGGTCTCAAAGATATCGCAGCTAATTGATAGATGTGGATTGAAAAACAAAGTTGCCGTTTATTCGATTCATGGTGGTCAGAGTTCAGACTACAAAGACATGATAATTTCCGATGCCATTAAAAAATCATTAATCATTGCTACAAACTTTGATTTTATCAATTATCATTTGATATTACAAGACAAAAAATGGAATGAATTATTCAAAAATGCCAGAATAATTGTAATGGATGAAGCTCATTCTTACACTAGCTTTCATGGATCAAATGTGTATCATGTCCTAAATAGAATGAAACGATACATGGCTGATATTCAATTTGTTGGTTCTTCAGCTACACTGGATAATTCAAAAGAATTCTTTTCAAGTATGTTTGATTTGCCTGAAGATTCATTCTCATACATCAAAAGCAAGATTCGAAGAAAACACAACATGCACATGTTTTTCATAATGCCCAGAAAATATGGACAGCGAACTACCATGGAGATGCTGGCATCAATATGCTACAAGAATAAATCTACTCAGCTAATCTTTAGTAATTCTCATAATGATTCGGAATTTCTAGCATCAAATGTGGAAGCTGCAAATGATGGAATTAGAATTCAAATACATAGAGGAGGTCTTGACCAAACTAGCAGAAAGTTATACGAATCTCAAATGAAAGCAGGAGAACTAGATGCATTATCGTGTACACCTACATTGGAGCTTGGAATAGACATTGGTCATGTGGATGTAGTGATATCTGCATTCAAAAATGAGTATGATTCTTTTGTTCAGAGAATTGGACGTGCTGGACGTATGGGGCAAAAATCCTATGCAATATGCGTTTTTGATCCTGATGATGCTGCATGTCACTACTTTGCACGCCACATTGATGATTATCTGTCACAAGACCATGTCATTCCAATAAACAAGAAAAATCCAATCATTTCTGATAAGCATCTGGAATCAATAGAAATTGAAAAGGTGGCAGCAACTGAATCTGATAAATCTCAATTCTTTGATTTTGCAAACAGCATCAATTTACGTGGTACATCCGGCGAGATTGCAATTTACTTTAACTCTAAAAAGATAGGAACCCGTGGCATTCCTGTTGGATATTATCAGTTGCATCAAAACGCCATCTATCATTTTAACAAGCAAAATTATGAGGTCACATCTCTGATAAAATCTCAAAATGGTGCAAGAGCGTATCTGAAGAGATCATATGAAAAACAAAAAAGAACCATTCCTATAGTCCGAACATCCATACTTGAGACATCAGAAAGGAATGCAACGCATCGAGACATTACTATAAAATCTAAAACACTCTCATTACGTTATGGCATAATCGAGCTAAGCAGAACCATCACTGGGTATGTAAAAGGAAACTATAATGAATCATCAGAAAACTTTGAAACCCACAATGGAACCAGCATTTCATCCTGGAGGAATTTTAATTGGAAATCAAAACATTCCTCAGTAAGCATCGTCATTCCTTCAGAATTTATTCTAAAATCAAACTCTGAATCAAAAAGTCAAATTGCAGCTGACTCTAGAATTCATACAATAACGCACGTGCTTATCAACGCTGCAAAAATTATCACAAAATCTGAATCAAATGATATTGACGCATATTATGAAAACGGAATGATTTACCTCTACGATAATTCCTCAGATGGATTCAATGGGTGCAGTAAAATAATCTATGATGATTTTGAAAAAATTCTCAATACCTGTTATTCATTATTGTGTGACTGTGATTGTCCTGCGGATCCTAAACAGAAAAAGCTAGTTCAACAAGGGGATAATTGGGGCGGATGCCCAAAATGTACATTTACAACTAATTACTGTGTAACTAAAAACAAGGAACTATCAAAAAAAGACGCAAAAGATTTTTTTCAATTTTTTCACTAA
- a CDS encoding nitroreductase family protein, with amino-acid sequence MQFQTIEPSYTSKEGCRLVWKGVDEDDTDVVILNKKELEDLVEIFKKNSTGEVELEDQSSLIRVNSDVTQFTLTNHPLLEAKTTDLQQQVLEYAEVPHEPQYVYIGSKEFYPSVWIRKDDKVQEKFSKTNQKQSLIEAILSSEPEKIRQDLSPTDLFRVFATRRSTRKFDKTKVEDWKIDKILSAADVAPTAGNFQGFQVFLIKNKNTKEALVEAANKQPYVNAPVVLVFCTDPSRVKLKFPPETLEKFSLQDATIAAAFSLLAASGVGLSTIWIGMFDEEKVKKILGTDLKPSSILCIGYPDKKKPPKSRRKLKELIKVIE; translated from the coding sequence ATGCAATTTCAAACAATAGAGCCGTCTTACACATCAAAGGAGGGATGTAGGTTAGTTTGGAAAGGAGTTGATGAGGATGATACTGATGTGGTCATTCTAAACAAAAAAGAATTAGAGGATTTAGTTGAAATTTTTAAAAAAAATTCCACTGGCGAAGTAGAATTGGAAGATCAATCAAGTCTCATCAGAGTAAATTCTGACGTTACTCAGTTTACTCTAACAAATCACCCGTTATTGGAAGCAAAGACAACTGATCTTCAACAGCAAGTTTTAGAGTATGCTGAGGTCCCTCACGAGCCCCAGTATGTCTACATAGGTTCAAAGGAATTCTATCCTTCAGTATGGATACGAAAAGATGACAAAGTGCAAGAAAAATTTTCTAAAACAAATCAAAAACAATCCCTGATTGAAGCTATTCTGTCATCCGAACCTGAAAAAATAAGACAAGACCTTTCTCCAACAGACCTGTTCAGAGTTTTTGCTACAAGGCGTTCCACAAGAAAATTTGATAAAACCAAGGTTGAGGACTGGAAGATTGATAAAATTCTCTCGGCAGCAGATGTTGCTCCAACAGCTGGTAACTTTCAAGGATTTCAGGTATTTCTGATTAAAAATAAAAATACCAAAGAAGCACTTGTCGAAGCTGCAAACAAGCAACCCTATGTCAATGCACCTGTTGTTTTGGTATTTTGTACTGATCCATCCAGAGTCAAACTGAAATTTCCTCCAGAGACATTGGAGAAATTCTCGTTACAAGACGCCACTATTGCCGCTGCATTTTCATTATTGGCAGCCTCGGGAGTGGGGCTTAGCACAATTTGGATTGGAATGTTCGATGAGGAAAAAGTAAAGAAGATTTTGGGAACTGATTTGAAACCTTCATCAATTCTTTGTATTGGTTACCCAGATAAGAAAAAGCCGCCAAAATCAAGAAGAAAGCTCAAAGAACTAATCAAAGTTATAGAATGA
- a CDS encoding winged helix-turn-helix domain-containing protein — protein MPDLFDETANYVLDLASPQRMQILFKLLEKNYTPTALAKEIDATKQEVHRNFVRLEESGLIEKETNGTYLLTTFGKIVCTQVPSLIFISQNRKYFEEHNFGDIPYKFQMRCGQLANGQYVKGISKVLEQWKSIYKNSNEYIYEVLSDVPLDLIEPLVKQVKKGVRFNYIFSESASVPKGRKALLKKLGFDKLIEKGLIERKMEKNVQTVVILNEKEACIMFPTLDGESDLTEMFYSDDLMFHEWCLDYFRYCWYGSDVFRESKLKE, from the coding sequence ATGCCTGATCTTTTCGATGAGACTGCAAACTATGTGCTTGATTTGGCCAGTCCTCAACGAATGCAGATTTTATTCAAATTACTTGAAAAAAACTATACTCCTACTGCATTGGCAAAAGAAATTGACGCTACAAAACAAGAAGTACATAGAAATTTTGTAAGGCTGGAGGAAAGTGGCCTTATTGAAAAGGAAACAAATGGTACCTATTTGTTAACAACATTTGGAAAAATTGTGTGCACTCAAGTGCCATCACTTATTTTTATCTCGCAAAATAGGAAATATTTTGAAGAGCATAACTTTGGTGACATTCCATACAAGTTTCAAATGCGCTGTGGCCAGCTTGCAAATGGTCAATACGTCAAAGGAATCTCCAAAGTTTTGGAACAATGGAAAAGCATTTACAAAAACTCAAATGAATACATCTACGAAGTGTTATCAGACGTTCCATTGGATTTGATAGAGCCACTGGTGAAACAAGTCAAAAAAGGAGTCAGATTCAATTACATATTTTCAGAATCTGCATCAGTTCCTAAAGGGAGAAAGGCATTGCTGAAGAAACTTGGTTTTGACAAATTAATTGAAAAAGGTCTGATTGAGAGAAAGATGGAAAAGAATGTCCAGACAGTTGTAATTCTGAATGAAAAAGAGGCATGCATAATGTTTCCAACTTTGGATGGGGAGTCTGATCTTACTGAAATGTTTTATTCAGATGACTTGATGTTTCATGAATGGTGTCTTGATTATTTTAGATACTGTTGGTATGGCTCTGATGTGTTCAGGGAAAGTAAGTTAAAAGAATAA
- the speB gene encoding agmatinase, with product MEKICWANTDNFDESEFVILGIPDESQSHALRKGTEEAPSKIRQISNLRDSYVRNGEISLGRPFQGNEKKVHDIGNIGRTDIENMYDKISDSSKIPISIGGDHSITSQIINSMANTYEKISLVYFDAHPDFVSSATNYYGSVITDVLSRIEIESSIQIGIRTPEQEELDNIKKYNLQVITPFDIAEQGIAKVANTILDKLGDKVYVSFDMDCIDPAYAPGVSVPVPMGLNSNDAIYLLQKIAKRGIIGMDIMEVCPSFDIKDRTSHLASRIISEVLYSSGET from the coding sequence ATGGAGAAAATTTGTTGGGCTAACACTGATAATTTTGATGAATCCGAATTTGTCATATTGGGAATTCCAGACGAATCCCAATCACATGCTTTAAGGAAAGGAACGGAGGAAGCGCCATCTAAAATCCGACAAATCTCTAATCTGCGTGATTCCTATGTTCGGAATGGTGAAATCTCCCTTGGGAGGCCATTTCAAGGCAATGAAAAAAAAGTGCATGACATTGGGAACATCGGCAGAACCGATATTGAAAATATGTATGACAAAATTTCCGACTCCTCAAAGATTCCTATTTCTATTGGAGGTGATCATTCCATTACAAGTCAAATAATTAACTCCATGGCAAACACCTATGAAAAAATCTCTCTGGTGTATTTTGATGCTCATCCTGACTTTGTAAGTTCCGCTACCAACTACTATGGTTCAGTAATCACTGATGTTCTTTCTAGAATTGAGATTGAATCAAGTATTCAAATAGGAATTCGAACTCCTGAACAAGAAGAATTGGATAATATCAAAAAATACAATCTACAAGTAATTACCCCTTTTGACATTGCAGAGCAGGGAATAGCAAAAGTTGCAAACACAATCTTGGACAAATTAGGGGATAAAGTATATGTCTCATTTGATATGGATTGTATCGATCCTGCATATGCCCCAGGTGTTTCTGTTCCAGTTCCTATGGGTCTTAACAGTAATGATGCTATCTATTTATTACAAAAAATTGCAAAAAGAGGAATAATTGGAATGGATATAATGGAAGTGTGTCCTAGTTTTGACATCAAAGACAGAACATCGCATTTGGCATCTAGAATAATATCTGAAGTGCTTTATTCATCAGGTGAAACATAA
- a CDS encoding aldehyde dehydrogenase family protein, giving the protein MSEFENEYTWGKAVANNTTEKFHESFDSAIDKVRKILGKKYPIIVNGKEIYYDDCFSVRCPSDTEIVVAEFPKTSVDDTKNAISSAKNSFEKWSNTTFQKRVETFRNCADAFSKEKFFLAALMTFENGKNRLESMGDVDEAIDFMRFYALQLENNQGFCKQTAHPNPHEKTQVIMKPYGVWGIIAPFNFPSAIAIGMTTAALITGNTAILKPASDAPLSSFQFAKIIYSVIPDGAINFVTGSGGIVGKTIIESKDVDGIAFTGSREVGMKGFQEFTKITAKPFISEMGGKNPAIVTKNADLDKAAEGVMNAAFGFGGQKCSACSRVYVQNDVADQFISKIVEKTKKLRIGMPWERDVFLGPVINKDAKTKFESAVSLAKQDGEVLTGGTILTSSGLEKGYFVEPTIVTKLPDDHKLVKEELFLPFLCIQKYDTFDDAIKLANQTEYGLTAGIFSNDDKQVEEFFAKIQAGVAYANRFASATTAALVSSQPFVGWKYSGSTGKGTGGENYLQQFMHSQTQTRCD; this is encoded by the coding sequence TTGTCTGAATTTGAAAACGAATACACATGGGGCAAGGCTGTAGCAAATAATACTACTGAAAAGTTTCATGAATCTTTTGATAGTGCAATTGACAAAGTCAGAAAAATTCTTGGGAAAAAATATCCGATAATAGTTAATGGCAAAGAGATCTATTACGATGATTGTTTTTCCGTCCGATGTCCTTCTGACACTGAAATCGTTGTTGCAGAATTTCCAAAAACGTCAGTTGATGACACAAAAAATGCCATATCTAGTGCAAAAAATTCATTTGAAAAATGGAGTAATACAACGTTTCAAAAAAGAGTTGAAACATTCAGAAATTGTGCAGATGCTTTCTCCAAAGAAAAATTCTTTTTAGCTGCCCTTATGACTTTTGAGAATGGAAAGAATCGACTAGAATCTATGGGAGACGTTGATGAAGCTATAGACTTTATGAGATTTTATGCATTACAATTAGAAAATAACCAAGGATTCTGCAAGCAGACTGCTCATCCAAATCCTCATGAGAAAACACAGGTTATAATGAAACCGTATGGTGTGTGGGGAATAATTGCGCCATTTAACTTTCCATCTGCAATTGCAATAGGTATGACTACTGCTGCGTTAATCACAGGAAATACTGCAATTTTAAAGCCTGCAAGTGACGCACCATTATCTTCCTTTCAGTTTGCAAAAATCATATATTCTGTAATTCCAGACGGCGCAATTAATTTTGTAACAGGTTCCGGAGGAATAGTTGGAAAAACCATCATTGAAAGCAAAGACGTTGACGGCATTGCATTTACTGGCTCTCGTGAGGTTGGCATGAAGGGATTCCAAGAGTTTACTAAAATCACGGCAAAACCTTTCATCTCTGAAATGGGAGGAAAAAATCCAGCCATTGTAACTAAAAATGCTGATTTGGACAAGGCAGCTGAAGGAGTAATGAACGCTGCTTTTGGATTTGGAGGACAAAAATGTAGTGCGTGCTCTCGAGTTTATGTTCAAAATGATGTTGCTGATCAGTTCATTTCAAAGATTGTTGAGAAGACAAAGAAACTAAGAATAGGAATGCCTTGGGAAAGGGATGTGTTTCTGGGACCTGTGATTAACAAGGATGCAAAAACAAAATTTGAAAGTGCAGTAAGCTTGGCAAAACAAGACGGCGAGGTTCTTACAGGAGGTACAATACTGACTTCGTCAGGGCTTGAGAAGGGTTATTTTGTGGAACCTACGATAGTCACAAAATTACCTGATGATCACAAACTTGTCAAAGAGGAGCTATTTTTACCATTTTTGTGCATTCAAAAATACGATACCTTTGATGATGCAATCAAACTTGCAAATCAAACAGAATATGGGTTGACTGCAGGTATTTTTAGCAATGATGACAAACAGGTGGAAGAATTCTTTGCAAAAATTCAAGCAGGTGTTGCGTATGCTAATCGTTTCGCAAGTGCAACTACTGCTGCATTAGTTTCTAGTCAGCCATTTGTTGGTTGGAAATATTCAGGATCTACGGGAAAAGGTACAGGTGGTGAAAACTATCTGCAGCAATTCATGCATAGTCAGACTCAAACCCGTTGTGATTGA
- a CDS encoding proline dehydrogenase family protein, protein MGTGTQLMEKVLFKIAKQWIAGNTIDDALVSAKNAYQLGRHAIINKLGEYHTSKKQISVAMEEYKKIIDSFRKWKIRGAISVKPTQIGLSISQKECYHNFEKIIQKACNAHVFVWLDMESAEHTDETIEIYSTFFSKYERLGIALQANLKRTEDDLNDLLQMGAKIRLVKGAYREKASTSFKSKEDVDKNYLKLMKMLFKKGNEFAIATHDEKMIRKAENLSKKYPKKFEFQMLKGIREELKPKLIKKKLVVSDYIPYGINWLPYSFRRIKERKRNILLLGSSLIQSQRV, encoded by the coding sequence GTGGGAACCGGTACACAGTTGATGGAAAAAGTTTTGTTTAAAATTGCAAAACAATGGATTGCAGGAAATACTATTGATGATGCGCTAGTTTCTGCAAAAAACGCATACCAATTAGGAAGACATGCAATCATAAACAAATTAGGCGAATACCATACCTCTAAAAAGCAAATCAGCGTAGCTATGGAAGAGTATAAAAAAATCATAGATTCTTTTAGAAAGTGGAAGATTCGTGGGGCAATCTCGGTAAAACCAACACAGATAGGCCTTTCCATTAGCCAGAAAGAATGTTATCATAATTTTGAAAAAATCATACAAAAAGCATGTAATGCACATGTCTTTGTTTGGTTGGACATGGAGTCAGCTGAACATACGGATGAGACAATAGAAATTTACAGTACATTTTTTTCAAAATATGAAAGACTCGGTATTGCATTACAAGCCAATCTCAAGAGAACTGAAGATGATCTGAATGACTTGTTACAGATGGGTGCAAAAATACGCCTAGTAAAAGGAGCATACCGAGAAAAAGCAAGCACATCATTCAAATCAAAAGAAGATGTGGACAAAAATTATCTAAAGCTAATGAAAATGCTATTCAAGAAAGGAAACGAATTTGCAATAGCAACACATGACGAAAAAATGATACGAAAAGCAGAAAACTTGTCAAAAAAATATCCCAAAAAATTTGAGTTTCAGATGTTAAAAGGAATCAGAGAGGAACTAAAGCCCAAACTAATTAAAAAGAAACTGGTTGTTTCAGATTACATCCCATATGGAATTAATTGGTTACCTTATTCATTCAGGCGAATTAAAGAGAGAAAAAGAAACATACTGCTGCTTGGAAGTTCGCTGATTCAATCACAACGGGTTTGA
- a CDS encoding Lrp/AsnC ligand binding domain-containing protein, with product MDKAFVLINCDPGKEQSILGQLRKINNVIDAQGTYGVYDIVARIESDSKSQLDNIISDQIRKLDHVNSTLTLIPVDEQNIVPDLIPDVIPDVIPEQKKPLDESSEDEEEDLDEDDYDDETKLN from the coding sequence GTGGATAAGGCTTTTGTTCTAATTAATTGTGATCCGGGTAAAGAGCAGTCAATACTGGGACAATTGAGGAAAATTAACAATGTAATTGATGCTCAAGGAACATACGGTGTCTATGACATTGTGGCAAGAATAGAATCTGATAGTAAATCACAACTTGACAATATTATTTCTGATCAAATCCGAAAGTTAGATCATGTTAATTCTACTTTGACGCTTATCCCCGTTGATGAGCAAAATATTGTTCCTGATTTAATTCCAGATGTCATCCCAGATGTCATCCCAGAACAGAAAAAACCTTTGGATGAATCTTCTGAAGATGAAGAAGAGGATTTAGACGAAGATGATTATGATGACGAGACAAAATTAAACTAG
- a CDS encoding Lrp/AsnC ligand binding domain-containing protein: MNKAYVLINCELNKKKKVIENLKHIDSVKEVQGTFGAYDVIVKIEHEQKDNVRETVKWNIRKMDDVRSTLTLVDTGQQN, encoded by the coding sequence ATGAATAAAGCATATGTTTTGATAAACTGTGAATTAAATAAAAAGAAAAAAGTCATCGAAAATCTAAAACACATTGACTCTGTAAAAGAAGTACAGGGTACATTTGGTGCCTATGATGTTATTGTTAAAATTGAGCATGAACAAAAAGACAATGTACGAGAAACCGTGAAATGGAATATTCGAAAAATGGATGATGTTCGTTCCACGCTTACTTTGGTAGATACGGGACAACAAAACTAG
- a CDS encoding sodium-dependent transporter: MDHEIKREEWTSSSGFILACIGSAVGIANIWRFPYIVGENGGGAFLIPFLMVVIGLGLSLMMLEFAVGKYFQSSIVKSLEKIKNKLKWSGVFIAFVSLAILSYYLVIIGWIGFFLSRFLVASPVDFGAMSETYFPLIAFVIVSLIVVVIVGKGVINGIEKFNKISVLVLISILIPFSIYSATLPGAFEGISYFLMPDFSYLSNPGIWATAMGQAFFSLSLGSGALLTYGSYLGKRQFLLKPTAIIISTNTLVSIFAGILIFSLVFSSDQSPSQGLPLVFKILPEIFFQMDYGFVLGTIFFALLFVAGMTSAIGLFQVPMSSLQESLKISRKKATLIVFVLLMVIGIPSALSYTPLAIQINQMTFLDFMDDIFGTYGITLAELVFVLSVTWFMNKKKILENLNKNSKYTFPSWTIHLIKFVAPLLIIFTIIYSMFLKTF, encoded by the coding sequence GTGGATCACGAAATAAAAAGAGAAGAATGGACATCGTCTAGTGGTTTTATTCTGGCATGCATTGGTTCTGCTGTGGGCATAGCCAACATCTGGAGATTTCCTTATATTGTTGGTGAAAATGGTGGTGGTGCATTTCTAATTCCTTTCTTAATGGTGGTTATTGGATTGGGATTATCTTTAATGATGTTAGAATTTGCAGTTGGGAAATATTTTCAATCCTCAATTGTCAAAAGTCTTGAAAAGATAAAAAACAAATTAAAATGGTCGGGTGTTTTCATTGCTTTTGTATCGTTAGCAATTTTAAGCTATTATCTTGTGATTATCGGCTGGATTGGATTCTTTCTTTCAAGATTTCTTGTTGCCTCTCCTGTTGATTTTGGAGCCATGTCTGAGACCTATTTTCCCCTGATTGCATTCGTCATTGTCTCGTTAATCGTTGTAGTCATAGTTGGTAAGGGTGTTATTAATGGAATTGAAAAGTTCAATAAAATTTCAGTACTTGTTCTTATCTCTATATTGATACCTTTTTCGATATATTCTGCAACACTTCCAGGGGCTTTTGAGGGAATTTCGTATTTTCTGATGCCTGATTTTTCATATCTCTCAAATCCTGGCATTTGGGCTACAGCTATGGGGCAAGCATTTTTTTCACTATCTTTAGGTTCTGGGGCATTGTTGACTTATGGAAGCTATCTTGGAAAACGGCAATTTCTCTTAAAACCTACTGCCATAATTATCAGCACAAATACATTGGTGTCTATATTTGCAGGAATTTTGATTTTTTCACTTGTGTTTTCTAGTGACCAAAGCCCTTCCCAAGGGTTGCCTTTGGTATTCAAAATACTTCCAGAGATATTTTTCCAAATGGATTATGGTTTTGTTTTAGGGACAATATTTTTTGCATTACTTTTTGTTGCAGGTATGACTTCTGCTATAGGATTGTTTCAGGTTCCTATGTCCTCCTTGCAAGAATCATTAAAAATTTCTAGAAAAAAAGCTACTTTGATTGTATTTGTATTGTTGATGGTAATTGGAATTCCTTCTGCACTAAGTTATACTCCGTTGGCCATCCAAATCAATCAAATGACCTTTTTGGATTTTATGGATGACATTTTTGGAACCTATGGGATTACTCTAGCTGAATTGGTGTTTGTTTTATCTGTCACTTGGTTTATGAACAAGAAAAAAATTCTAGAAAATCTAAACAAAAATTCTAAATACACTTTTCCAAGTTGGACGATTCACTTGATCAAATTTGTTGCACCGTTATTGATAATCTTTACAATCATCTATTCCATGTTTTTGAAAACTTTTTAA